The sequence below is a genomic window from candidate division WOR-3 bacterium.
ACGGGCTTGGTAGTTATTGCCGAAATTTTTGTGAAATCTTCTGTTTGCTCCTCCTGCAATACATCAACAATATCATCAATTGTCACAATTCCCAGTAGTTGTCCTTCAGCATTCGTAACCGGTAACGATATCAAATCATACTTTTGCATCACTTTTGCAGCCTCTTCCTGATCCGCATAGGCATTTATCGAAATATAACTGCGGTCCATTATTGATTCAATTGTCTGATTTGGTTCGGCAAGTATCAGCTTTCTTATCGGAATATCATCAAGCAATTTTCCATTATCATCTACCACATACACTACGTTAATCGTTTCCGCATCTTTACCGTATTTGCGAATATATTCCATAGTCTCGCTTATTGTCCACAACGGTTTTACCGCTACATAATCCGGGGTCAGTAACCTACCCACACTATCTTTGGGATAGGCGAGCAATTGAAGAATTTCTTTTCTATCCTCGGGTGATAGAATATCAAGTAATTTACGCATTAAATCTGGTGGTAATTCTTCAAATAACTCAGTTCTATCATCGGGTTTGATTTCAGAAAGAATTTGTCTAACCTGTTGCTCATTTAAACTCTTTAGAATTCTTTCCTGGGAATTAATATCAAGTTTGGCAAATATTGCAGATTGGAGATTTGTGGGCAGCATCAAAAAGATAATAAGCACATCTTCGGATTTGAGCTCTTTAAATAGTTCAACGATATCTACCGGTTCC
It includes:
- the mgtE gene encoding magnesium transporter, which encodes MPKFKYSPLVKLVMPEIKEAISEKKWHVLKDFISTWEPVDIVELFKELKSEDVLIIFLMLPTNLQSAIFAKLDINSQERILKSLNEQQVRQILSEIKPDDRTELFEELPPDLMRKLLDILSPEDRKEILQLLAYPKDSVGRLLTPDYVAVKPLWTISETMEYIRKYGKDAETINVVYVVDDNGKLLDDIPIRKLILAEPNQTIESIMDRSYISINAYADQEEAAKVMQKYDLISLPVTNAEGQLLGIVTIDDIVDVLQEEQTEDFTKISAITTKPVRADFITKIKEVPLPKLYRSRVTWLMALLLMDIITGSIIQGFQETIARYVVLVTFLPVLVDTAGNAGSQSATLVIRAMALGTIQMRDWLKLLGRELLVAGALGITMGLGISFMGILRGRNLTVASVVVIAMIVNVIVGSLIGILLPFIFTRFKKDPATASTPLITTLADIIGTGIYLGIAYLMLH